CCTTCGGACTCCAGGTCTTCGTGGTCGCAGGCGGCGTCATGGGCCTGATCCCACTGACCGGTATGACCATGCCGTTCATCGCGTCCGGCGGCTCCTCCGTCATCGCCAACTGGGCCCTGATCGCCATCCTGATCCGCATCAGCGACACCGCACGCCGTCCGGCGCCCGCCCCCGCCCCGAACCCCGACGCCGAGATGACCCAGGTGGTCCGACCGTGAACAAGCCCCTGCGCCGGATCGCGCTCTTCTGCGGGCTCCTCGTCCTCGCCCTGCTCATCCGGGACAACTGGCTCCAGTACGTCCAGGCCGACTCACTGAAGGACGACCCCAAGAACCGCCGGGTCGCCATCGAGCGCTACGCCACACCGCGCGGCGACATCATCGTCGACGGCGACCCGATCACCGGGTACGCCGAGTCGAAGGACAACAGCCTCAACGACTACAAGTACAAGCGCACATACAAGAACGGCAAGATGTGGGCGCCCGTCACCGGGTTCGCCTCGCAGGCCTACGACGCCAACCAGCTGGAGAAGCTCGAGGACGGCATCCTCACCGGCAACGACGACCGGCTCTTCTTCCGCAACACCCTCGACATGCTCACCGGCAAGAAGAAGCAGGGCGGCAACGTCGTCACCACCCTGAGCGCGGCCGCACAGAAGGCCGCCTTCCAGGGCCTGGGCGGCAAGAAGGGCGCCGTCGCCGCGATCGACCCGGAGACCGGCGCGATCCTGGCCCTGGCCTCCACCCCCTCGTACGACCCCTCGACCATCGCGGGGATGACGGACGAGAAGGAGTGGAAGGCGCTCCAGAAGGAGAACAACCCCGACCAGCCGATGCTCAACCGGGCGCTGCGCGAGACCTACCCGCCCGGCTCCACCTTCAAGGTGGTCACCGCGGCCGCGGCCCTGGAGAACGGCCTCTACCCGGACGCGGACACCAAGACCGACTCCCCGCTGCCCTACAACCTGCCGACGACCCGGACACCGCTGAAGAACGAGGGGCCCATCCCCTGCAAGGACGCCACCATGCGCGTGGCCCTCAAGGTGTCCTGCAACACCGTCTTCGGCAAGATCGGCGCCGACCTCGGCAAGGACAAGATGCTGGAGGAGGCCAAGAAGTTCGGCTTCAACGACTCCAAGCTCGACACCCCGGTGCGCGCCGCCACCTCCAACTTCCCCGCCACCATGGACAAGCCGCAGACCGCGCTCAGCTCCATCGGCCAGTTCGAGACCGCCGCGACCCCGCTGCAGATGGCCATGGTGGCCTCCGCCGTCGCCAACGACGGCACGCTGATGAAGCCGTACATGGTCAGCGAGCTGAGCACCCACAACCTGGACGTCATCGAGCAGACCGAGCCGCAGGAAATGAGCAAGCCGCTCTCCGAGAAGAACGCGCAGATCCTGCAGTCGATGATGCAGACGGTCGTCGAGGACCCGCAGGGCACCGGTAACCGGGCACAGATCGCAGGCGTCACGGTCGGCGGCAAGACCGGTACCGCCCAGCACGGCGTCGCCAACAGCGAGAAGCCGTACGCCTGGTTCATCTCCTACGCGAAGCTCAAGGACGGCAGCTCCCCGGTGGCCGTGGCCGTGGTCGTCGAGGATGGTCTCGCCAACCGCGGCGACATCACGGGCGGCGGTCTCGCGGCGCCCATCGCGAGGAGCGTGATGAAGGCAGTCATCGACAGCAAGAAGTGACCCCCGTCACGTCCCCTTCACATCGGTGCACGTTGCGATACCGGTCCTGTCACGGGTGACGGTCTTGGCCAGGTCACACAAAGCGATCCGGGTACGGTATGCCCGGACAGCACACCGCCGGACCACACAAAGGTGCGGTCGGGACCGACGGAGAGGGCTGGTAGGTAGCTATGGAAGAGCCGCGTCGCCTCGGCGGCCGGTACGAGCTGGGCCAGGTGCTCGGCCGTGGTGGCATGGCGGAGGTCTACCTCGCGCATGACACCCGGCTCGGCCGCACCGTGGCGGTGAAGACGCTGCGGGCAGACCTCGCACGCGACCCGTCGTTCCAGGCCCGGTTCCGCCGGGAGGCCCAGTCGGCCGCCTCGCTCAACCATCCCGCGATCGTCGCCGTGTACGACACGGGTGAGGACTACATCGACGGCACCTCCATTCCGTACATCGTGATGGAGTACGTCGACGGGTCCACGCTGCGCGAGCTGCTGCACTCGGGGCGCAAGCTGCTGCCCGAGCGCACCCTGGAGATGACCATCGGCATCCTCCAGGCCCTCGAGTACTCGCACCGCGCCGGCATCGTCCACCGCGACATCAAGCCCGCGAACGTCATGCTGACGCGCAACGGCCAGGTCAAGGTGATGGACTTCGGCATCGCCCGCGCCATGGGCGACGTCGGAATGACGATGACCCAGACCGCGGCGGTCATCGGCACGGCCCAGTACCTCTCGCCGGAGCAGGCGAAGGGCGAGCAGGTCGACGCCCGGTCCGACCTCTACTCGACCGGCTGCCTGCTCTACGAGCTGCTCACGGTCCGGCCCCCGTTCATCGGCGACTCCCCGGTGGCCGTCGCCTACCAGCACGTCCGCGAGGAGCCGCAGCCGCCGAGCGTCTTCGACGCCGAGATCACGCCCGAGATGGACGCGATCGTGCTGAAGGCCCTCACCAAGGACCCGGACTACCGCTACCAGTCCGCCGACGAGATGCGCATCGACATCGAGGCCTGCCTCGACGGCCAGCCCGTCGCGGCGACCGCCGCCATGGGCTCCGTCGGCTACGGCGGCTACCCGGACGACCAGCCGACGACGGCCCTGCGCCAGGACGCCGGCGCCACGTCGATGCTGCCCCCGATGAACCCGGACGACGGCGGCTACGGCTACGACGACCGCCCCGCCCGCCGCCGCCAGAAGAAGAACAACACCTCGACGATACTTCTGGTCGTCGCGGGCGTCCTGGTTCTCCTCGGCGCCATCCTGATCGGCAAGTACGCCTTCGACGGCAAGGGCACGAGCTCCGAGACGTTCCCGGCCCCGAACTTCGTCAACCAGACAAAGGCAGACGCGCAGAAGCAGGCGGACAACGTCGACCTGAAGCTGCAGTTCGACCCGAAGCCCTGCGAGAACCAGAAAAAGGGCGTCGTCTGCGACCAGGACCCCAAGCCCAAGGCCGATGTCAAAAAGGGCGACACGATCACTCTGGTGGTCTCCACGGGGGCGCCGAAGGTCGCGGTGCCCAGCGTCACGGGCAAGACCCTCGACGAGGCCAAGCAGATCCTCGGGGCCGACAAGTACGCGTTCGAGGTCGAAACGCAGACCGAGGTCTCCGAAGAGGAGCCGGGCAAGGTGCTGAAGCAGGACCCGGAACTCGGCACCGAGGTGGAGAAGGGGACGACGATCACCCTGACCATCTCCAAGGAAGCGAAGAAGTCCGTCGTCCCGGACGTGTCCGGTAAGACCTGCGACGAGGCCAAGGCGCAGATGACGGCCAACGACCTCGTCGGCGAGTGCACCGACGTCGAGACCGCCGACCCCAACCTGGTCGGCAAGGTCATCCAGACCGCCCCGTCGGCCAACTCCACGGCCGACCCGCAGTCCAAGGTGTCCATCCAGATCGGCAAGGCCGCCGAGCAGCAGCAGGTCACCGTCCCGACCGTGACGCAGCTGACGCTCAAGGACGCCAAGAAAGCCCTGAAGGACGCGGGACTGACCGTCGGCAACATCTCCGGTTCCCAGGACGACAACGCCGTCGTGCTGACCCAGGACCCGCAGCCCAACTCCCAGGTCGCCAAGGACACCCCGGTCAACCTGGTCGCCTTCGGCCAGGGCGGAAACAACCAGGGCGGCAACAACAACGGAGGCACCAACGTCTTCGGCGGAGTCACCGGAACGGCGGCCCGCACCGAGGACTGACAGCTCTCCGATCACTAGAGGAGCCCCGGCACCCTGCTCACACAGGCGCCGGGGCTCTTTCGTGCCACCGAGCCCCCTCACCAAACACCTGCTCCCCCATCGATCGTGCCTTCGCATGCGATTACTCGTTGATCGGATGGGGTGGGGAATCAGAGCTCTGCCCTGGCCATCCGGCCACGACACAAGCAAGAGGGCAGAACGTGATTCACGAATCGGTGCTGTTGGAATCAAGGACCCTGCGCGACAGCGCGCTGGAACGCACGGAAGTGCTCGACAGGGTCAAGGCACTGTCACTGCTGCCGGACGGGATGCATGTGACTACGGCGATGGTGGCGGCTTACTTCGAGGTTGGCATCGAAGCCATCAAATCGCTCGTCAAGGACTACAGGAGGGAGCTGGAAACCAACGGCTACCGTCTGCTGACGGGTGAGGAACTGAGGTCCTTCAAGGACCTCAGTGGGATCCAGTCCCATACTCGTTCGCTGGCGATCTACTCCCGACGCGCCATCCTCAACATCGCCATGCTGCTCAGGGACAGCGAAGTCGCACGTCAGGTGCGTACGTACCTCCTCGACATGGAGTACCTGGCGCGTACACGGCCTGTGGACAACCCTCCCGCCCAGACGGACAGGGACTCCCTCGACGACCGCATCGACCAGCGCATCACCCACATCCTCGGCAGGACCGTCGTCCCCATGTTCAACGCCCTGATCGAAACCTCGGGCGAACACCGCAGGGAGCTGATCGCTCTGCGGACGGGGGTGCAGAGCATCGAACGAAGGCTCCGCCAGCATCACGCCCGGCTACAGAGGCTGGAAGGCCCGCGCGAAGACCGACTCCTCGCCGGGGTCATGGCATCCATGGACGCCATGAACGGCCGCGAGTTCGAGGAACACGTGGCCGATCTGCTGCGCCGCGACGGCTGCACCGACGTAGTCGTACGGGGTGGCCCCAGAGACCGAGGCGTCGACATCACCGGTCGTACGGCCGACGGGCGGAGCATCGGCGTCCAGTGCAAGCGGTTCGCGCCCCACCTCGCCATCACCAGCCCCGACGTCCAGAAGTTCATCGGAGCGGCCAAGGTCCTGCACGTATCAGAGGTGGCCCTCTACGTGGCGACGTGCCCCTTCACCCGTGACGCTCTGAAATCGCCACCGAGGGCGGCGTGACCGCCGTACACCGAGGCTTGCTGGAGGAGTGGAGCGCCGGGGCCCGCTTCAGATTCTCCAGTAGCCGCACCTCGCCCCAGAGACGCAGAAAGGCCCGAAGCCGCAAGAGAAAGTTGCGGCTTCGGGCCTCCGTCATCTTAGGTGACTGGCCCCCTTGGAGGGGGGCTGTCGTTCACCGCAACTCCTCCGGCGGCGTCCGCTCACTGTCCACCTTCACCACCCGCTCCAGCTCGCCCCACACCACGTACCGGTACCGGGAGGTGTACACCGGGGTGCAGGTCGTCAGGGTGATGTAGTGGCCCGGCTTCTTCTTGCCGGACTGCTTGGGGACCGTCTGGAGGACCTTGACGTTGTACTTCGAGGTCTCCGGGAGGATCGAGAAGACCTTGTAGACGTACCAGTCGTCCTTGGTCTCGAAGACGATCGGGTCGCCCTCCCTGACCTTGTCGATGTTGTGGAACTTGGCGCCGTGGCCGTCGCGGTGGGCGGCGAGGGTGAAGTTGCCGTTCTTCCCGGTCATCGGCAGCGACGACTTGACCGGGTCCGTGTAGTAGCCGGCGACACCGTCGTTGAGGACCTTGGTCGAAGTGCCCTTCTCGACCAGCACCTCGCCGTTCTTCATCGACGGGACATGCAGGAAGCCGATGCCGGCCTTGGTGTCCAGAGCACCCGGACCGCCCTTGTCCTGCGCCCAGCCGTCGCGGACCTTGTCGCCCTGCTTGTCCGCCTCGCGGTCGGCGACGACGTTCGTCCACCACAGGGAGTAGACGACGAAGAGACCGAGGACCAGGCCCGCGGTGATGAGGAGTTCACCGAAGACACTGACGGCCATCGCGATCCGGCCATGTCCGCGGCGGCGCCGCACGGGCGCCCCGGCCTCAGGGTCGGCGCCCGCGCGCTCGTCCTGGTCGGTCGTCGCTGCCACTGTTCATCTGTCCTTACTCGACGAGCGCATCCGGCTTGCCCTTGCTGCGGGGCCGTTCCTCGACCATCTTGCCCCACACGATCATCCGGTACCGGCTGGTGAACTCGGGGGTGCAGGTCGTCAGTGTGATGTAGCGGCCCGCCGTCGTGAAACCCGAACCCTTGGGGATCGCGTTCAGCACGCTGGTGTTCGACGGACTCGTCACCGGCAGGATCGACGCCATCTTGTAGACGTAGTACGCGTCCTGCGTCTCCACCACGATCGCGTCGCCCGGCTTCAGCCGGTTGATGTACCGGAACGGCTCCCCGTGCGTGTTGCGATGCCCCGCCAGCCCGAAGTTGCCCGTCTTCGCGTCCGGCATCGCCGTCTTCGTCGCACCCTCGCCGTAGTGCCCGACCATCCCCCGGTCCAGCACCTTCGTCTTGTTCGTGCCCTCCGCAATCGGCGCGACCACGTCCAGCTTCGGAATGTGCAGGATCGCGAAGCCCTGCCCGGGCGCGAACGCCCCCGGCTTCCGCTTCCCGCTCGCCCAGTCCTCCTGGAGGTGGTGCGCTTCGCTGCCCGCCTGCTGGTGCGCCCGCACGTTCGACCACCACAACTGGTACGTCACGAACAGCAGCATCAGGACGCCGGTGGTGATGAACACCTCGCCGATCACCCGGCTCACCACGACGGCCACACCGGGCTTCCGGGCCCGTGCCGCCCTCCGGGCCTCCATCCGCGTACGCGGCGCCCCAGCGGGCGTCTCAGAGGCCTTCTCGGCCGCCTCCGGGGCGCCTCCGTGCCGCCCGTGGCGCCGGGCCGCCCTGC
Above is a genomic segment from Streptomyces sp. R21 containing:
- a CDS encoding peptidoglycan D,D-transpeptidase FtsI family protein; translated protein: MNKPLRRIALFCGLLVLALLIRDNWLQYVQADSLKDDPKNRRVAIERYATPRGDIIVDGDPITGYAESKDNSLNDYKYKRTYKNGKMWAPVTGFASQAYDANQLEKLEDGILTGNDDRLFFRNTLDMLTGKKKQGGNVVTTLSAAAQKAAFQGLGGKKGAVAAIDPETGAILALASTPSYDPSTIAGMTDEKEWKALQKENNPDQPMLNRALRETYPPGSTFKVVTAAAALENGLYPDADTKTDSPLPYNLPTTRTPLKNEGPIPCKDATMRVALKVSCNTVFGKIGADLGKDKMLEEAKKFGFNDSKLDTPVRAATSNFPATMDKPQTALSSIGQFETAATPLQMAMVASAVANDGTLMKPYMVSELSTHNLDVIEQTEPQEMSKPLSEKNAQILQSMMQTVVEDPQGTGNRAQIAGVTVGGKTGTAQHGVANSEKPYAWFISYAKLKDGSSPVAVAVVVEDGLANRGDITGGGLAAPIARSVMKAVIDSKK
- the pknB gene encoding Stk1 family PASTA domain-containing Ser/Thr kinase, with product MEEPRRLGGRYELGQVLGRGGMAEVYLAHDTRLGRTVAVKTLRADLARDPSFQARFRREAQSAASLNHPAIVAVYDTGEDYIDGTSIPYIVMEYVDGSTLRELLHSGRKLLPERTLEMTIGILQALEYSHRAGIVHRDIKPANVMLTRNGQVKVMDFGIARAMGDVGMTMTQTAAVIGTAQYLSPEQAKGEQVDARSDLYSTGCLLYELLTVRPPFIGDSPVAVAYQHVREEPQPPSVFDAEITPEMDAIVLKALTKDPDYRYQSADEMRIDIEACLDGQPVAATAAMGSVGYGGYPDDQPTTALRQDAGATSMLPPMNPDDGGYGYDDRPARRRQKKNNTSTILLVVAGVLVLLGAILIGKYAFDGKGTSSETFPAPNFVNQTKADAQKQADNVDLKLQFDPKPCENQKKGVVCDQDPKPKADVKKGDTITLVVSTGAPKVAVPSVTGKTLDEAKQILGADKYAFEVETQTEVSEEEPGKVLKQDPELGTEVEKGTTITLTISKEAKKSVVPDVSGKTCDEAKAQMTANDLVGECTDVETADPNLVGKVIQTAPSANSTADPQSKVSIQIGKAAEQQQVTVPTVTQLTLKDAKKALKDAGLTVGNISGSQDDNAVVLTQDPQPNSQVAKDTPVNLVAFGQGGNNQGGNNNGGTNVFGGVTGTAARTED
- a CDS encoding restriction endonuclease; the protein is MIHESVLLESRTLRDSALERTEVLDRVKALSLLPDGMHVTTAMVAAYFEVGIEAIKSLVKDYRRELETNGYRLLTGEELRSFKDLSGIQSHTRSLAIYSRRAILNIAMLLRDSEVARQVRTYLLDMEYLARTRPVDNPPAQTDRDSLDDRIDQRITHILGRTVVPMFNALIETSGEHRRELIALRTGVQSIERRLRQHHARLQRLEGPREDRLLAGVMASMDAMNGREFEEHVADLLRRDGCTDVVVRGGPRDRGVDITGRTADGRSIGVQCKRFAPHLAITSPDVQKFIGAAKVLHVSEVALYVATCPFTRDALKSPPRAA
- a CDS encoding class E sortase — protein: MAATTDQDERAGADPEAGAPVRRRRGHGRIAMAVSVFGELLITAGLVLGLFVVYSLWWTNVVADREADKQGDKVRDGWAQDKGGPGALDTKAGIGFLHVPSMKNGEVLVEKGTSTKVLNDGVAGYYTDPVKSSLPMTGKNGNFTLAAHRDGHGAKFHNIDKVREGDPIVFETKDDWYVYKVFSILPETSKYNVKVLQTVPKQSGKKKPGHYITLTTCTPVYTSRYRYVVWGELERVVKVDSERTPPEELR
- a CDS encoding class E sortase encodes the protein MTALRPERDSSPYGGEAAYGGADAFEGAEAFGDPLTGSAPPPAVQQEWYAPEGAAAYTGGHTGDWHGATYQEPAAAPSQEPYQAPYEAPYEEPYEQPAAAPRLPDDETVALRIPDAPGLAERAARAGASESVSAPGGRAARRRAARRHGRHGGAPEAAEKASETPAGAPRTRMEARRAARARKPGVAVVVSRVIGEVFITTGVLMLLFVTYQLWWSNVRAHQQAGSEAHHLQEDWASGKRKPGAFAPGQGFAILHIPKLDVVAPIAEGTNKTKVLDRGMVGHYGEGATKTAMPDAKTGNFGLAGHRNTHGEPFRYINRLKPGDAIVVETQDAYYVYKMASILPVTSPSNTSVLNAIPKGSGFTTAGRYITLTTCTPEFTSRYRMIVWGKMVEERPRSKGKPDALVE